ctatgtataatcccacattattaatttaacagtcaactttagtcaattttaacagaattagatagaaggattatactattccaactgatatattttaggagtatttttaactacacttataaattaaggggcatcatagtatagtgtcataagtacagggactaaaaaagctaattattcttttaaaaatttatgccGCAACTTTTCATTTAGAAAATAAagctaatatataaaaatatttaatttgttttactCAAAACGTACATTAATGCAACCATGATTAAATCAAAAAGTCATTTAACATCATTAAACATGAGGTGATTGATTCTGTCAATTCCAATATCAGAAATGGGTTCAATGGGCTGATCATCACCCTCCATGGAAGGTTCCAAACTGGAGGGTTCTCTACTGAATTCATCTGCtcaagaataaaaatatttatcaaaaaaggaaaagatgaaACAACAAATACAGAAATAAGAACTAATGAAAAGCTAGCCATGATTTCTGAGTTTCTTAAATGAACCAGATATCTGAGATGAGAAGTCGGCGCTCACCGAAAATTGTGTTCAAGGAAGTTGGGGGAGGAGTGGCCATGAAATTGAGGCCTATGTAAAATCCGAGAGCTAATACTATTGTCACCATTGCGTATGTTGGTATAGCCAGTGCCCAATATCTGAAGAAACACAAAGCAATTACACAACATATGGGGGGAATTCAAACAGCTTGTATTagtttgtgtttaattttacaAGAATTTTCCTTtactctttttgtttttctgaaaaataacAGCGTTCATATATAACAATGAAATTAGACCTCTCGGTCATTATAAATAATAGGGCTTAACATCGGGCGGGTTTACCGGAtttcgggttggcgggtttcgggttcaaaaaattgaaaccgaacccggacccgaataggttggcgggtcacgggttggcgggtcacgggttggcgggtttcggtTGGTCGGGTttggcgggttggcgggttgacccGGTCAACTCAGTCAACTCGGTcaattctttaaaaaaattaattttttattcaaataattatttttttttatttattaaattaagcatatataatataacaatttgttcatagtatctattattgaagaaaaaatacattaatcaatccaaccaacaaacaaacaacctatttatcaaagattcaaatcaaacttcatattcatgttcatgaatcatgataaaagtgaaaactaaaatatttcaaaatacatccatatccaatatccatagtccataaaaatctaaagtccatattatatatataaaaacagtaataaaaaaaaaatatatataatatatttataaaccgggttggcgggcgggttcgcgggttcaacccgaaacccggtacccctaaaatctcaacccgccaacccacccgaagggtaccgggttgaacccaacccgcccgaaactttttttaaaaattttttttgCGGGTTCACCAGTTCGGGTTCGGACGGGTTGCTCGGGTTCAGGTCAAACCCGCTCAAAATGTTCAGCCCTAATAAATAATGTTCTTAGTAATGAAGGTATAGACCCACTTAACCACCTTATGCATAACAAAATCACATTCTcttatgatttttgaaaataaataaccaacaaaaaaagaaaatcttTTACAGTGTCTAGTGTAATTATCAGTTTCCCCTCGGGAACAAACATCATTGAGGGAATTGATTACCACACTAGAGTCGCTCTCTATGATAAATCTAGGCCCATTGAGGGAATTTTCCATTACTCAATAAATGTAGAGAAATTGTTTGCTATATTTTTCACTTCTCCATAAAAGCTTCATTAATTTTCATCTTATCTAAGTCGGACCAAAACAAACTCCAAATCTCAGCTAGCTAAAGTTCTCTATTTCCAACCAAAATAGAATGCAGAgaagaatattaaaatatgaGAAATTAGACAGTAAAGAAATTAATCAAACCTGCTAGGATAGTAGAAGATTCCAATAGAATGTAGCCAAGACTCAGGAACATATGCCCATATCAAGAAAACCGCTGTTTGCAGGAACGAGAAAATAATGTTTAACCAATCTAGAAATATCCCTTGTACTGAAGAAGATTTTAGGATTTGAAAAGATCACTACTTTATGAAAATACATCTTCATTTTAGGTGGATCTATGTTTTCATGTATACGATCCACATTTTTCAACATTACCAGCAGGATATAGAATTAAACAAAACATTTCCATACCTCAAAAGTTTGTCAAAAACAATGTAGGATGTAATGAAACCAAATAGGTAGATTACTTGGATTAGACTAAGACAAAGTCTAAgttgtgcaaaaaaaaaaaactgtaatgAACAAGTTATACCTGTAGCTACAACGGTTGTGATGGAACCTACAAATCCATAAACTTCGGAAGGTTTTGGACCGTGTTCACCAGGCTGCCCAAACCTGGACGATTTATCATCAGGGTCATCAAAGGACACGCTTGCCTGCCTCCTCTTCGATAGACTGACAATTCTTCTAGGACTACTAACTGAACATGAGTCTTCCATGCTTAGTGCTTATAACATTCCAGGATCTAATGCATCTCATTGAAAGGATTTATGATCCAATGATTGCAGCCTGCAGCATCATGAATTTCAACTATATTTATCAAAGTTAAGATATATCAGAATGGTAATTTTTTTCCAACTAAAAATGGCATGTGATATTTTTGTTTCTATGTTAATAACTAACTAGTCAAGAGCCCTATTCATGAACTCACTTAACGAAATATGGTTTGTGTCagcaaaaatacataaatatgaattattatcataatgatttgaaaaagaataagaggTCTATCTCcactcaaatttattttttactgaAGAACCTCACTTGTGACTGAGGAAAACCgtagtaaaagaaaaaaaaaacaaaaaagttaaAACCATGTAGAGATCCTCAAAGTGTTTTGTTTTATAAAGCAATGTAACAACCCAGATTCTAGAGTTCCTCTCACTCCAAACTGCCCAAAAAATGGCGACCATCGCTGAACTCCAGtgttgaatttttattatttctttttggtATTCAACAATATGATTTGTGCTTTCTGTCAAGCCAATATAATCTGCCCATTTTTAAATCCTTTCCTAAATGGGGTCATAATTGAGAAGTTCTTATGAAGAGTCCACCAACGATGGATGATTATACATTCATGATCCTCTTTGACTGATATGAAAATTATGTACGAAAATTCCAATGCCATTTCTTTTCCTTTCACCAACTCTAACCAAACGGGGGCATGATTTACCAATCAATTCTGTTAGGAGTACACCATATAGTTATGGTGAAAAAACTTGAAACCAAATTGTGCTCAGATtagttttttttgaaaaggagaCAGAGGCCATTGTCTTAGACTGGCCCCTACCGGATAAATAATGAAAACCCTCACTTGTGGCGGAGGAAAACCGTGGTTACATGAGTTTAAGTatgattcaaataatttttgtttgaaGAAAACCAAAAAGCTGTTGAAAAGTTTGTGACAGCAGTCACAGAAACCCAAGGTTATTACAACAGCACACTCCAATCCCTGCTTAAGTCTAAAAATGAGAGATCCTCAAAATGTTTCGTTCTGAAGATCCAAGTGACAGTCCAGAATTTGATTCTTTCCCAAACATCCTCCACAGGTCTTTCCAGTCCATCAAAGAGTCTGTTATTTCTCTCAGATTAGTTGAATGTCTTCGTATGTGTTTCCTTGCAGGCTTGGGTGAGTCGGGCCAAATTGCTAGGGCCCCAGAAAAGGTGGGCCTGGACTTTGTTGGGCCCGTTAGAGGAGCATCGGGCTGGGAGGCTTTTCCTAGTTTTGGGCCGGTCAAACACATTCAATTAAAAGATTTTTGGTATTACCGTAGGGGCCTTTTTAAGATTACCTTGGACCAATTTAGTATCCAAGATTCTTTTATTAAAAGGCCAAAGGGATTG
This region of Cannabis sativa cultivar Pink pepper isolate KNU-18-1 chromosome 7, ASM2916894v1, whole genome shotgun sequence genomic DNA includes:
- the LOC115697411 gene encoding phosphatidylinositol N-acetylglucosaminyltransferase subunit P isoform X2; the encoded protein is MEDSCSVSSPRRIVSLSKRRQASVSFDDPDDKSSRFGQPGEHGPKPSEVYGFVGSITTVVATAVFLIWAYVPESWLHSIGIFYYPSRYWALAIPTYAMVTIVLALGFYIGLNFMATPPPTSLNTIFDEFSREPSSLEPSMEGDDQPIEPISDIGIDRINHLMFNDVK